The DNA region AGGAGATTGGATTGTTTCAGCTGATCGGACTGACGAAGGGAAGAATTTTTGGCATCTTGAGTGCGGAGAATTGCATTCTCTACTTTGGTTCAATGGTAGTGGGTATTGTTATCGGGTTTCTGGGTTCCAAGCTGATATTGATGATTTTGTTCAAAATTCTTGGAGTTGAGGCCATCGCAGAGCTGTATTTTTCACCAATGGCCTTGTTGCAGACCGTGATTGTTTTTGCCGTGATGTACTTGCTCATCATGTTGATGAATTACACCTTTATCCGAGCACAGAGCATTCTATCCCTCTTTCGGGTGTCTTCTACAACAGAGCAGCAGGTACAGAAGTTATCTATAGGGCAGATTCTGATGGGCATCTTAGGTATTACTCTGATTGTGTTCGGTTACATACTGTCTGCACGGCTGTTCAGCGACGAGAAATTGGATATGCAGCAGTTAATGTACACAATGATTTTAATTCTCTTTTCGGTTATTTTGGGGACGTATCTATTCTATAAAGGCTCTGTCAGTTTTCTCTTTAATCTGGTCCGCAGAAGTAAAAAAGGTTATCTCTCTATTAACGAAGTATTATCGTTATCCTCCATCATGTTTCGCATGAAGTCGAATGCCTTGCTGCTGACCATTATTACTACCGTATCGGCACTTGCCATAGGCATGTTGTCGCTCAGTTACATTTCCTACTATTCGGCAGAGGCGCAAGCCAAAGAAAGCCTACCGGAGGATTTCTCTTTTGCTCAGGAAAATGTGAAGGATCGTTTTGTAGCCGAATTGGATCACAAACAGATTCCATATGAGGAGAAGCACAGACAGCCTCTGTATATTGAAATTGATGCACACAAGGTGATGAATGACTCCACAATGGAGGAGCCGTTGTTCAGCAGTGTAGTAAGTGACAGCATGGTAGATAACATTGATCTGAAACCAGGCGAAGTCATTTTCATGGGGTACGGCAATGTGATTCAGCAATTCTTTTCCATTCGGGATGATGGTCCCATTGTTCTGCACGGATTGAAAAAAACGATTGACCAGCAATTGATTGGAACCCTCAAACAGGGCGTGCTTCCTGTGTATTACACCAAAGGAACGCCTGTAGCGGTTGTGGATGAATCGGTTTATGCGGAGCTCACGCAGGATCTTGATCCGAAACTTCAGAAGGGGGAACCGACCGATTATTACGGTGTGCAAATTACAGATCCAGGGCAGGACGAGAATGCGTATGCCATTTTTGCAGATCTGCAATTAGAGGCCCCAAGCTTCTCTCAGATCGAATTCAGAAATAACCAGCGTACCACTATGGGCCTGATCATGTTCATTGTTGGTTTCCTGGGTCTAACCTTCCTGATTACATCGGGTTGCATTCTCTATTTTAAACAAATGAATGAGAGCGAAGAAGAGAAATCGAACTATACCATTCTGCGAAAACTTGGATTTACTCAAGGCAATCTGTTACGTGGGATTCAGTTCAAGCAGTTGTTTAATTTCGGCATCCCACTTGTCGTGGGCCTGAGCCATAGTTATTTTGCCGTGAAATCAGGCTGGTTCTTTTTCGGTACAGAACTGGTCACACCTACGGTAATCGTCATGATTGTATATACGTTGTTGTATTCAATCTTCGGCCTGTTGTCCGTATTGTATTACAAACGTGTGATTAAAGAATCATTGTAGAATCAGATAGTAAGGAACAGAGGATTACATTAAGAAAGAGTAACTGTGTGAAGAAGTACAGTTTGCTCTTTCTTTTTTTGTGAAGGCTATGTTAAATCGTGTTGCTTATCCAAATCATTTTATTGTATTTGCTATTTCAATTAATGTTTGGTGATCGTATAACGGTTCAAGATTATTATTTTTCCCTGAAACAAGAGAGTAAGTTAAACCCTCATTTCTCCAATAAATGGCGTTGACATGTTCGTCTCCTTGGTCCCACGTCTGCGAACCGTTAGCTAATTGTAGTCCTTTTTTTCCATTTGGAGGCGTATCAGCCTTGGAGTTTGTCATCATGAGAATCAAGGTCAATCCTTCATCGGTATTTTCATACGTGATTTCCACAGCATCAAATGTACCATTGGTATCTAAAACTCTTGCTGATTTTTGATCAACTTGGAACGGAACGGACGGCTGTTTCATTTCAAACGGGATCTTAGCTTTCGCATCTTCAATTGAAATCTCAACTGGAGGACTCCAATCCGATTGCTTGTTCGGTTGATGACTTTCCACTTTTTGTGAGCAGGCAAACAATAAAAGAGGTATCGTACATAGGAATAGTAATTTACTTACAGCTTTCATTTCATCACCTCGATATGAGAATAGTTAATTCTATTACGTTTCCATTAGATGGAAAGTTGCATGATCCTTCCTGTGAAGTCTGAAAGATAAAATCGCTCACATGTTTTTCCCATCATATTTGAAGCAGTAATAGTCTAAGCCTTTTGTGAAAAAAAAGGAGGATGACACGAGGGTGGAGAAATCACAACATATGGAGTGAAAAAGAGGGAGGGTTTCCATGAACCTGGCTAACAAAATCACCCTGGCGAGAATGGCATTGATTCCATTGTTTATGTTGTGTTTTATCCCGTTTCCGTCTTGGATACAGGAGTCGAGTGAGTTTATTCGTTTTTTGGATCAGCATGGCTTGGTGATAGGAGTTATTATTTTTGCAATAGCTGCAGGTACGGATAAGCTGGATGGGTATGTGGCGAGAAAATATAATCAAATCACCAATCTGGGAAAATTGCTTGATCCACTGGCAGATAAACTGTTGATTTCGGTTGCTCTGATCATGATGGTTCAGGAGAATCTGATCGGTTCATGGATTGCTGTGATCA from Paenibacillus sp. JNUCC-31 includes:
- a CDS encoding ABC transporter permease, whose product is MSLNYIIFRNLRKNLKNYYLYVFALIFSVALYFSFVTLQYDPSMDEVAESTKGAAAIGASSVLLIVIVGIFLLYANTIFIKRRSKEIGLFQLIGLTKGRIFGILSAENCILYFGSMVVGIVIGFLGSKLILMILFKILGVEAIAELYFSPMALLQTVIVFAVMYLLIMLMNYTFIRAQSILSLFRVSSTTEQQVQKLSIGQILMGILGITLIVFGYILSARLFSDEKLDMQQLMYTMILILFSVILGTYLFYKGSVSFLFNLVRRSKKGYLSINEVLSLSSIMFRMKSNALLLTIITTVSALAIGMLSLSYISYYSAEAQAKESLPEDFSFAQENVKDRFVAELDHKQIPYEEKHRQPLYIEIDAHKVMNDSTMEEPLFSSVVSDSMVDNIDLKPGEVIFMGYGNVIQQFFSIRDDGPIVLHGLKKTIDQQLIGTLKQGVLPVYYTKGTPVAVVDESVYAELTQDLDPKLQKGEPTDYYGVQITDPGQDENAYAIFADLQLEAPSFSQIEFRNNQRTTMGLIMFIVGFLGLTFLITSGCILYFKQMNESEEEKSNYTILRKLGFTQGNLLRGIQFKQLFNFGIPLVVGLSHSYFAVKSGWFFFGTELVTPTVIVMIVYTLLYSIFGLLSVLYYKRVIKESL
- the pgsA gene encoding CDP-diacylglycerol--glycerol-3-phosphate 3-phosphatidyltransferase codes for the protein MNLANKITLARMALIPLFMLCFIPFPSWIQESSEFIRFLDQHGLVIGVIIFAIAAGTDKLDGYVARKYNQITNLGKLLDPLADKLLISVALIMMVQENLIGSWIAVIIIGREIVITALRMIATEQGIALAADRYGKIKMVLQVAAIITVLLNNAPFSLLTDVRIDVILLWLAAGVTLLSGLNYIVVNYKLLHIGR